Proteins encoded together in one Vitis vinifera cultivar Pinot Noir 40024 chromosome 4, ASM3070453v1 window:
- the LOC100252493 gene encoding acetylglutamate kinase, chloroplastic encodes MSYSLIPKTLSLSSSSPSSLLPFPDKTSPPFLKSSLNSTPNRPTIVPSIKASLSTSQPPILESSKSDLAGQLRVEILSESLPFIQKFRGKTIVVKYGGAAMKSPDLQASVINDLVLLSCVGLRPVFVHGGGPEINLWLGRFGLEPNFLNGLRVTDHSTMEIVTMVLVGKVNKHLVSLINKAGATAVGLSGMDGRLLTARPNPNSAQLGFVGDVARVDPTILRPLIDNNHIPVIASVASDETGQSYNINADTVAGELAASLGAEKLILLTDVAGILENRDDPSSLVKQIDIKGVKKMEGEGKIGGGMIPKVNCCVRSLAQGVRTASIIDGRLPHSLLLEILTDEGAGTMITG; translated from the coding sequence ATGTCATACTCGCTCATCCCTAAAACCCTATCACTctcttcttcctctccttcctCTCTCCTCCCTTTTCCTGATAAAACTTCTCCCCCATTTCTCAAATCTTCTCTCAATTCCACACCCAATAGACCCACCATTGTTCCTTCTATAAAGGCTTCTCTTTCAACCTCTCAGCCACCCATTTTAGAATCCTCCAAATCCGACTTAGCTGGTCAGCTCCGGGTCGAGATCCTCTCTGAATCCCTACCCTTCATCCAAAAGTTCAGGGGCAAGACCATCGTCGTCAAGTATGGCGGCGCCGCCATGAAATCCCCTGACCTTCAGGCCTCCGTCATTAACGATCTCGTCCTCCTCTCCTGCGTCGGCCTCCGCCCCGTCTTCGTGCACGGCGGCGGCCCTGAGATCAACCTCTGGCTTGGCCGCTTTGGCCTCGAGCCCAACTTCCTCAATGGCCTCCGCGTCACTGACCACTCCACCATGGAAATCGTCACCATGGTTCTCGTTGGCAAGGTCAACAAGCACCTTGTCTCCTTGATCAACAAGGCCGGTGCCACCGCCGTCGGCCTCTCCGGCATGGACGGCCGTCTCCTCACTGCACGACCCAATCCCAACTCCGCCCAGCTCGGCTTCGTCGGCGACGTCGCCCGCGTCGACCCCACTATCCTCCGCCCCCTCATTGACAACAACCACATTCCTGTAATCGCTTCCGTGGCCTCCGACGAGACTGGCCAATCCTATAACATCAACGCCGACACCGTTGCCGGAGAATTGGCAGCCTCATTGGGTGCGGAGAAGCTGATTTTGTTAACAGACGTGGCCGGAATTCTCGAAAACCGGGACGATCCCTCGAGCTTAGTGAAGCAAATTGACATAAAAGGGGTTAAGAAAATGGAGGGGGAGGGGAAGATTGGTGGCGGAATGATTCCCAAAGTGAATTGTTGTGTTCGATCTCTAGCACAAGGGGTTAGGACTGCTAGTATCATCGACGGCCGCCTTCCTCATTCACTCCTGCTAGAGATCCTCACTGATGAAGGTGCCGGCACAATGATCACTGGGTAA
- the LOC100254299 gene encoding DDB1- and CUL4-associated factor homolog 1 produces the protein MEAAMDDSQASAAESQAPPPPSSPPIQEEDSGDDDSLQSKVQKLMEKITSSPDNPNPSVLHALSSILETQESRYMEETGHSSLNNGRATHIIGRLGSLVRDNDDFFELISSKFLSESRYSISVQAAAARLLLICSLTLVYPHVFEETVVLENIKNWVMDENARFSGEDRSWKNDSGRKEASDSEMLRTYSTGLLALCLAGGGQVVEDVLTSGLSAKLMRYLRTRVLGETNTSQKDGSHIAESKNTPGATCMRGRDEGRSRLRLVLETNHLDDPRIIDEGSLHDQSVERDHDRSIGWQTHGEESRVDGGEPPNSLDEDDMYEVDADGEDRWHGRDLRDLKTKFGDHDENVRDDSKRRANRGLSRLKGKGRVNEGAIENEHALTSPGSGSRLGQGRSIRDRSLSRNLDTKRAPDAKKCFGRTIADGFPMEREDNDDRFQECKVGSKDISDLVKKAVKSAEAEAKEANAPLEAIKAAGDAAAEVVKSAALEEFKTTNDEEAAILAASKAASTVIDAANAIEVSRSSSNMNADPMNSRGTETEINEEVEEFFIMDADSLAQLREKYCIQCLEILGEYVEVLGPVLHEKGVDVCLALLQRSSKLKEASKLAMLLPDVLKLICALAAHRKFAAVFVDRGGMQKLLAVPRVALTFFGLSSCLFTIGSLQGIMERVCALPSEVVHQVVELALQLLECSQDQARKNAALFFAAAFVFRAVLDSFDAQDGLQKLLSLLHDAASVRSGVNSGGLGLSNSGSLRNDRSPPEVLTSSEKQIAYHTCVALRQYFRAHLLLLVDSIRPNKNNRSAARNLPSVRAAYKPLDLSNEAMDAVFLQLQKDRKLGPAFVRARWLAVDKFLTSNGHITMLELCQAPPVERYLHDLLQYALGVLHIVTLVPYSRKLIVNVTLSNNRVGIAVILDAANGASFVDPEIIQPALNVLVNLVCPPPSISLKPPVLAQGQQSASVQTSNGPAMEARDRNAERNISDRAANMPGQSELRERNGESGVVDRGSSAVLSAVSINSTSQTPIPTIASGLVGDRRISLGAGAGCAGLAAQLEQGYRQAREAVRANSGIKVLLHLLQPRIVSPPATLDCLRALACRVLLGLARDDAIAHILTKLQVGKKLSELIRDSGSQTSGNEQGRWQAELAQVAIELIGIVTNSGRASTLAATDAATPTLRRIERAAIAAATPITYHSRELLLLIHEHLQASGLSTTAAQLLKEAQLTPLPSLAAPSSLVHQASSQETPSMQLQWPSGRIAGGFLSNKLKPTTKDEDSCLNSDSSVSSSKKKPLVFSSTLSFQFRNQPQSHDAQSPAISKVFSTSKKSSAPASVPETPSVTTSKPNLDAESQYKTPIILPMKRKLTELKDVGLASSVKRLNTSELGLHSPVCSTPNTVRKSNLLNDAIGFSTPCCTPRDQYGRPTPSSVLTDNLDDNQCGIPHLGQMTPSSFQLGSLNDPHTGNTERLTLDSLVVQYLKHQHRQCPAPITTLPPLSLLHPHICPEPRRSLDAPSNVTARLSTREFRNVHGGIHGNRRDRQFIYSRFRPWRTCRDDGNGLLTSLAFLGDSAQIAAGSHSGELKFFDCNSSTMLESFTGHQYPLTLVQSYLSGDTQLVLSSSSHDVRLWDASSISGGPRHPFDGCKAARFSNSGTIFAALSSESSRREILVYDIQTLQLDLKLADTSASSAGRGHVYPLIHFSPSDTMLLWNGVLWDRRGSGPVHRFDQFTDYGGGGFHPAGNEVIINSEVWDLRKFRLLRTVPSLDQTVITFNSRGDVIYAILRRNLEDIMSAVHSRRAKHPLFSAFRTVDAVNYSDIATITVDRCVLDFATEPTDSFVGLVSMDDHDEMFSSARMYEIGRRRPTDDDSDPDDAESEEDDEDEDEDADEDPLLGPALDGDGESDGDDLSNDDDSLGDFEEDDDDDDDGDFVMDDADFDGGGGILELVTEGDEDDNDSEVVESFSSGDEEDFGDNGFGF, from the exons atggAGGCGGCCATGGACGATTCTCAAGCATCCGCCGCTGAATCACAGGCTCCACCACCCCCTTCCTCGCCGCCAATCCAAGAGGAAGACTCCGGAGATGATGATAGCTTGCAATCCAAGGTTCAGAAGCTCATGGAGAAGATCACTTCTTCCCCTGATAACCCTAACCCTAGTGTCCTCCATGCCCTTTCTTCCATCCTCGAAACCCAAGAATCCAG GTACATGGAAGAGACAGGTCATTCATCCTTAAATAATGGTCGTGCTACTCATATTATTGGACGGCTGGGTAGCCTAGTCCGG gacaatgatgatttttttgagTTGATATCTTCAAAGTTTCTGTCTGAAAGTAGATACTCAATATCTGTTCAGGCAGCTGCTGCAAGGCTTCTTCTAATCTGTTCCCTGACTTTGGTG TATCCCCATGTTTTTGAAGAAACTGTCGTCttggagaatataaaaaattgggtGATGGATGAGAATGCCAGATTTTCTGGTGAAGATCGCAGCTGGAAGAATGACTCAGGGAGAAAGGAGGCCTCAGATTCTGAAATGTTGAGAACCTACTCTACTGGACTTCTTGCTTTATGTTTGGCTGG TGGTGGTCAAGTAGTGGAAGACGTATTGACATCTGGATTATCCGCCAAGCTGATGCGTTACCTTCGTACCCGAGTCCTTGGGGAGACAAATACAAGTCAAAAAGACGGTAGTCATATAGCAGAGAGTAAGAATACGCCTGGTGCTACTTGCATGAGAGGTAGAGATGAAGGTCGCAGTAGATTGCGGCTGGTTCTGGAAACAAATCATTTAGATGATCCTAGGATAATAGACGAAGGGTCTTTACATGATCAGAGTGTTGAAAGGGATCATGATAGAAGCATTGGTTGGCAAACGCATGGAGAAGAGTCCCGGGTTGATGGTGGAGAACCACCCAACAGTTTGGATGAAGATGATATGTATGAAGTGGATGCTGACGGCGAGGACAGATGGCATGGTCGTGATTTGCGTGATTTGAAGACAAAATTTGGAGATCATGATGAAAATGTGCGAGATGACTCAAAACGCAGGGCGAACCGTGGATTGTCAAGACTTAAGGGGAAGGGAAGAGTCAATGAGGGGGCTATAGAGAATGAGCATGCTTTGACCTCTCCAGGATCTGGTAGTAGGCTAGGACAGGGGCGTAGTATCAGAGACCGGAGTTTGTCaagaaatttagacacaaaaagaGCACCAGATGCCAAGAAGTGTTTTGGCAGGACCATTGctgatggttttcccatggaaAGAGAAGATAATGATGACCGCTTCCAGGAATGCAAAGTTGGATCCAAGGATATCTCTGATCTGGTAAAGAAAGCAGTTAAATCTGCTGAAGCTGAAGCTAAAGAAGCCAATGCACCTCTCGAAGCCATCAAAGCAGCTGGTGATGCTGCTGCTGAAGTTGTCAAAAGTGCAGCTTTGGAG GAATTCAAAACCACCAATGATGAGGAAGCTGCAATTTTAGCTGCTTCAAAAGCTGCATCTACTGTCATTGATGCTGCTAATGCAATTGAAGTTTCAAG GAGCTCCAGTAATATGAATGCTGATCCAATGAATTCAAGAGGTACTGAAACAGAAATCAATGAAGAGGTTGAAGAATTTTTCATTATGGATGCTGACTCCCTTGCACAGTTGAGAGAAAAATACTGCATTCAGTGCCTTGAGATATTAGGGGAATATGTTGAGGTTCTTGGCCCTGTTCTACATGAAAAGGGTGTAGACGTCTGTCTTGCACTATTGCAACGAAGTTCGAAATTGAAAGAGGCGTCAAAGCTTGCAATGCTTTTGCCTGATGTGCTAAAGTTAATCTGTGCTTTGGCAGCTCACCGGAAATTTGCTGCAGTATTTGTGGATCGTGGTGGCATGCAAAAACTGCTTGCTGTCCCAAGAGTTGCTCTCACCTTCTTCGGTCTTTCTTCTTGCTTATTTACCATTGGTTCTCTTCAG GGGATTATGGAACGTGTTTGTGCTCTTCCTTCAGAAGTTGTCCACCAAGTGGTTGAGTTAGCTTTGCAACTTCTTGAGTGTTCCCAGGATCAAGCCAGAAAAAATGCAGCTTTATTTTTTGCTGCTGCATTTGTCTTTAGAGCAGTTCTTGATTCCTTTGATGCTCAAGATGGTTTACAGAAGTTGTTGAGCCTTCTACATGATGCCGCCTCGGTACGATCTGGAGTTAATTCTGGTGGGTTAGGCTTGTCCAATTCAGGGTCACTTCGAAATGATCGATCACCTCCAGAAGTATTAACATCATCAGAGAAGCAAATAGCTTATCATACCTGTGTTGCTTTGCGACAATATTTCAGAGCACACCTTCTCCTGCTTGTGGATTCCATTCGGCCAAATAAAAACAATCGAAGTGCAGCCCGTAATTTGCCTAGTGTAAGGGCGGCATATAAGCCACTTGACCTCAGTAATGAGGCTATGGATGCAGTTTTTCTTCAATTACAGAAGGATCGGAAACTTGGTCCTGCATTTGTAAGAGCTCGTTGGCTTGCGGTTGATAAGTTCTTAACCTCTAATGGTCATATTACCATGCTGGAGTTGTGTCAG GCACCACCTGTTGAACGATATCTGCATGACTTGCTTCAATATGCATTGGGTGTTCTGCACATTGTTACATTGGTACCTTACAGCCGCAAGCTGATTGTAAATGTCACATTAAGCAATAATCGTGTTGGTATTGCAGTCATTTTAGATGCGGCAAATGGTGCTAGTTTTGTGGACCCTGAG ATTATTCAGCCAGCATTAAATGTGCTAGTGAATCTTGTTTGCCCTCCACCTTCAATCAGCCTTAAACCCCCTGTTCTTGCACAAGGCCAGCAGTCTGCTTCTGTCCAAACCTCTAATGGTCCTGCTATGGAGGCAAGAGATAGAAATGCAGAACGGAATATCTCAGATCGAGCTGCTAACATGCCTGGCCAGAGTGAACTAAGGGAGCGAAATGGGGAATCTGGTGTGGTAGATCGAGGCAGCTCTGCTGTACTTAGTGCAGTATCCATCAATAGTACTTCACAAACACCTATTCCAACCATTGCTTCAGGATTAGTTGGAGACCGTAGAATATCTTTAGGCGCTGGAGCAGGGTGTGCTGGTCTTGCTGCACAATTGGAACAAGGATATCGTCAAGCAAGAGAGGCTGTCCGAGCCAATAGTGGTATAAAGGTTCTTTTGCATCTCCTCCAACCACGTATAGTTTCACCTCCTGCTACCCTTGACTGCCTTAGAGCTCTTGCATGCCGAGTCCTGCTGGGTTTAGCTAGAGATGATGCAATAGCACATATATTGACAAAGCTTCAG GTTGGGAAAAAGCTATCAGAACTAATCCGAGATTCAGGCAGCCAGACATCGGGAAATGAACAAGGCCGGTGGCAAGCTGAACTTGCCCAGGTGGCAATTGAGCTAATTGGG ATTGTAACAAATTCAGGGCGTGCAAGTACATTAGCAGCTACAGATGCTGCTACCCCTACCTTGAGGCGCATAGAGAGAGCAGCTATAGCTGCTGCCACACCTATTACTTATCATTCCAG GGAACTCTTACTCCTTATCCATGAACACCTGCAGGCATCTGGTTTGAGCACAACTGCTGCTCAATTGCTTAAAGAGGCTCAGTTGACACCTTTGCCATCCTTGGCAGCCCCATCATCTCTCGTGCATCAAGCATCTTCCCAAGAAACTCCATCTATGCAACTTCAGTGGCCATCTGGTCGCATTGCTGGTGGATTTCTCTCCAATAAATTGAAGCCGACCACAAAGGATGAAGATTCCTGTTTGAATTCTGATTCATCTGTGTCTTCCTCAAAGAAGAAGCCACTGGTTTTCTCATCTACTCTCAGCTTTCAATTCAGAAATCAGCCTCAATCCCATGATGCCCAATCTCCAGCAATCAGCAAAGTTTTCAGTACTTCAAAAAAGTCTTCAGCACCTGCAAGTGTACCAGAAACTCCATCAGTAACTACATCAAAACCAAATTTGGATGCTGAGTCCCAATATAAGACTCCAATTATATTGCCAATGAAAAGGAAGCTAACGGAGTTAAAGGATGTCGGGTTGGCATCGTCAGTGAAGCGACTCAACACCAGTGAGCTTGGACTTCATTCACCTGTTTGTTCAACACCAAATACTGTCCGAAAAAGCAATCTACTGAATGATGCGATTGGATTCTCAACACCATGTTGTACACCAAGAGATCAATATGGGCGGCCAACACCAAGTAGTGTTCTAACTGATAACTTAGATGATAACCAATGTGGTATTCCTCATTTGGGTCAGATGACACCTTCTTCCTTCCAACTTGGATCTCTGAATGACCCACATACTGGCAACACCGAAAGGCTTACCCTCGACTCTCTTGTTGTCCAGTATCTAAAGCACCAGCATCGCCAGTGCCCAGCACCAATAACAACGTTACCACCACTCTCTCTCTTACACCCACATATTTGTCCTGAACCAAGACGAAGCCTTGATGCTCCATCAAATGTAACTGCCCGGCTTAGCACACGTGAGTTTAGAAATGTGCATGGTGGAATCCATGGAAACAGGAGGGATCGTCAATTCATTTACAGCAGATTCAGGCCCTGGAGAACTTGCCGGGATGATGGTAATGGCCTTTTGACATCTCTTGCTTTTCTAGGGGACTCTGCACAGATTGCAGCTGGAAGTCATTCTGGAGAGCTTAAATTTTTTGACTGCAACAGCAGCACTATGCTAGAGAGTTTCACAGGCCACCAGTATCCTTTGACACTAGTCCAGTCCTATCTTTCTGGTGACACACAGCTGGTGCTCTCATCAAGCTCCCATGATGTGCGACTGTGGGATGCCTCTTCGATATCAGGTGGCCCTAGACATCCATTTGATGGGTGCAAGGCTGCTAGATTTAGCAATTCTGGGACCATATTTGCAGCGCTATCATCAGAGTCATCTCGACGAGAAATTCTTGTGTATGACATCCAGACCCTCCAATTGGATCTCAAACTGGCTGACACTTCTGCCAGCTCTGCAGGTCGAGGCCATGTGTATCCACTCATACACTTCAGTCCTTCAGACACCATGCTTCTCTGGAATGGGGTCTTATGGGATAGGCGAGGGTCTGGCCCTGTTCATCGTTTTGATCAGTTTACAGATTATGGGGGTGGGGGCTTCCATCCTGCTGGAAATGAG GTGATTATAAATTCTGAGGTCTGGGACCTCCGGAAGTTTAGGCTCCTCCGAACCGTGCCTTCGTTGGATCAAACAGTAATAACTTTTAATTCTCGTGGAGATGTGATTTATGCCATCCTGAGGAGAAATCTTGAGGACATAATGTCAGCAGTTCACAGCCGCCGTGCCAAGCATCCTCTCTTTTCTGCATTTCGCACTGTTGATGCTGTCAACTACTCTGACATTGCCACGATTACCGTAGACCGCTGTGTGCTTGACTTTGCAACAGAGCCAACCGACTCCTTTGTGGGGTTGGTTTCAATGGACGATCATGATGAGATGTTTTCTTCTGCTAGAATGTATGAAATTGGGCGGCGCAGGCCAACAGATGATGACTCTGATCCTGATGATGCAGAAAGCGAggaagatgatgaagatgaggaTGAGGATGCAGATGAGGACCCATTACTGGGTCCTGCACTTGATGGGGATGGAGAGAGCGATGGTGATGACTTGAGCAATGATGATGACAGCTTGGGTGATTTTGAAGAGGATGAcgacgatgatgatgatggggATTTTGTGATGGATGATGCTGACTTTGATGGGGGAGGTGGAATACTGGAGTTAGTGACGGAGGGAGATGAGGATGACAATGACAGTGAGGTGGTGGAATCCTTTAGCAGTGGTGATGAGGAAGATTTTGGGGACAATGGTTTCGGCTTCTAG
- the LOC100249201 gene encoding uncharacterized protein LOC100249201 isoform X1, with the protein MTATLCSFNLMFSMEKRASPEISSAESHQFIENWIQVQDSLKRRLVTEDDFTWKLPKPTSTATVRGRIEEGDDKHVLKYVGGVDVSFSKDDPSVACGTIVVLDLGTLEVVYDDYSVVRLQTPYVPGFLALREAPVLLKLLEKMKNSAHPFYPQLLMVDGNGLLHPRGFGLACHLGVLANIPTIGIGKTLHHVDGLTQSGVRELLEAKGNLTEDFIALTGYSGRTLGVAMRSTESSLKPIFVSIGHRVSLDTAIIIIKMTCNYRVPEPVRQADIRSRQYLQKHQWR; encoded by the exons ATGACTGCCACCCTCTGCTCCTTCAATTTAATGTTTTCTATGGAGAAGAGGGCATCACCAGAGATTTCATCAGCCGAGTCCCATCAATTTATCGAAAATTGGATCCA GGTTCAAGACTCTCTCAAGAGAAGATTGGTCACAGAAGATGATTTCACATGGAAACTGCCCAAACCCACATCGACAGCCACGGTCAGAGGAAGAATTGAAGAAGGTGACGACAAGCATGTGTTGAAGTATGTGGGTGGAGTTGATGTGAGCTTCTCAAAGGATGATCCGTCGGTTGCGTGTGGGACTATTGTCGTTTTGGATCTCGGCACTTTGGAAGTTGTATACGATGACTACTCTGTTGTTAGGCTTCAAACCCCATATGTTCCTGGCTTCCTTGCCTTAAGAGAG GCTCCAGTTCTTTTAAAGCTTttggagaaaatgaagaacagtgcCCATCCTTTCTACCCACAG TTGCTAATGGTTGATGGCAATGGTTTACTTCATCCTCGAG GTTTTGGCTTGGCTTGTCATCTGGGCGTTCTGGCTAATATTCCAACAATTGGGATAGGGAAAACT TTGCATCATGTGGATGGTCTTACTCAATCTGGAGTGAGAGAACTTCTTGAAGCCAAAGGAAACTTGACTGAAGATTTTATTGCTTTAACAGGATACTCTGGCCGGACATTGGGAGTG GCAATGAGGTCAACTGAGAGCTCATTGAAGCCGATATTTGTTTCAATTGGTCACCGTGTATCACTTGACACAGCcatcataattattaaaatgacTTGCAATTATCGTGTGCCAGAGCCCGTTCGGCAG GCTGATATAAGATCAAGACAATACCTCCAGAAGCATCAATGGCGTTAA
- the LOC100249201 gene encoding uncharacterized protein LOC100249201 isoform X2 translates to MTATLCSFNLMFSMEKRASPEISSAESHQFIENWIQVQDSLKRRLVTEDDFTWKLPKPTSTATVRGRIEEGDDKHVLKYVGGVDVSFSKDDPSVACGTIVVLDLGTLEVVYDDYSVVRLQTPYVPGFLALREAPVLLKLLEKMKNSAHPFYPQLLMVDGNGLLHPRGFGLACHLGVLANIPTIGIGKTLHHVDGLTQSGVRELLEAKGNLTEDFIALTGYSGRTLGVADIRSRQYLQKHQWR, encoded by the exons ATGACTGCCACCCTCTGCTCCTTCAATTTAATGTTTTCTATGGAGAAGAGGGCATCACCAGAGATTTCATCAGCCGAGTCCCATCAATTTATCGAAAATTGGATCCA GGTTCAAGACTCTCTCAAGAGAAGATTGGTCACAGAAGATGATTTCACATGGAAACTGCCCAAACCCACATCGACAGCCACGGTCAGAGGAAGAATTGAAGAAGGTGACGACAAGCATGTGTTGAAGTATGTGGGTGGAGTTGATGTGAGCTTCTCAAAGGATGATCCGTCGGTTGCGTGTGGGACTATTGTCGTTTTGGATCTCGGCACTTTGGAAGTTGTATACGATGACTACTCTGTTGTTAGGCTTCAAACCCCATATGTTCCTGGCTTCCTTGCCTTAAGAGAG GCTCCAGTTCTTTTAAAGCTTttggagaaaatgaagaacagtgcCCATCCTTTCTACCCACAG TTGCTAATGGTTGATGGCAATGGTTTACTTCATCCTCGAG GTTTTGGCTTGGCTTGTCATCTGGGCGTTCTGGCTAATATTCCAACAATTGGGATAGGGAAAACT TTGCATCATGTGGATGGTCTTACTCAATCTGGAGTGAGAGAACTTCTTGAAGCCAAAGGAAACTTGACTGAAGATTTTATTGCTTTAACAGGATACTCTGGCCGGACATTGGGAGTG GCTGATATAAGATCAAGACAATACCTCCAGAAGCATCAATGGCGTTAA
- the LOC100244029 gene encoding uncharacterized protein LOC100244029 isoform X1, whose product MILNPNRFFDAVFSYLIPLFFLFRFSRFTTFSFILSPPISCGLEGGRWLASAVGAMAVSIKLTSTIVVALGLVSFIFGVVAENKKPPAGTPVPGKGVVICQYPSAPTVALGFLATVFTVIQTAVGFLSLFYPYKGRAIPKGAFLESTRWVIFVNIALATAGLGFAFLLWPTVTEHYHLSRNVHHDLETQCPTAKTGLLGGGAFLALDSSLFWLICLMLTGNVREDFFEEVDQDYRGDGQVIPFDDYAGAPGNVTTGVMA is encoded by the exons ATGATTCTGAATCCAAACCGATTCTTTGATGctgttttttcttatttaatccctctcttttttcttttcagattCTCAAGATTCacaactttttctttcattctctctccCCCCATTTCCTGTGGCTTAGAGGGAG GGCGTTGGTTGGCTTCTGCAGTAGGTGCAATGGCAGTGAGTATTAAACTGACTTCAACCATTGTGGTAGCCTTGGGCTTGGTTTCCTTCATATTTGGTGTGGTTGCTGAAAACAAGAAG CCTCCTGCTGGAACCCCAGTTCCAGGGAAAGGTGTTGTTATCTGCCAGTACCCATCTGCTCCAACTGTAGCCCTGGGTTTTCTGGCTACTGTTTTCACTGTTATACAGACTGCGGTTGGTTTTCTGTCTCTGTTTTACCCTTACAAGGGTAGGGCTATTCCAAAGGGGGCCTTCCTGGAGAGCACTAGATGGGTAATCTTTGTCAACATTGCTCT GGCTACAGCAGGACTGGGGTTTGCTTTTCTGCTATGGCCAACAGTCACAGAACATTACCACTTGTCTAGGAATGTCCATCATGATCTAGAAACTCAATGCCCAACCGCCAAGACCGGTCTGCTTGGTGGTGGGGCATTTCTTGCTCTGGATTCCTCCCTCTTCTGGCTGATCTGTCTCATGCTGACTGGCAATGTAAGGGAAGATTTCTTCGAAGAAGTAGATCAAGATTATAGGGGTGATGGCCAAGTTATCCCTTTTGATGATTATGCTGGTGCCCCTGGAAATGTAACTACAGGGGTTATGGCTTAA
- the LOC100244029 gene encoding uncharacterized protein LOC100244029 isoform X2, which produces MAVSIKLTSTIVVALGLVSFIFGVVAENKKPPAGTPVPGKGVVICQYPSAPTVALGFLATVFTVIQTAVGFLSLFYPYKGRAIPKGAFLESTRWVIFVNIALATAGLGFAFLLWPTVTEHYHLSRNVHHDLETQCPTAKTGLLGGGAFLALDSSLFWLICLMLTGNVREDFFEEVDQDYRGDGQVIPFDDYAGAPGNVTTGVMA; this is translated from the exons ATGGCAGTGAGTATTAAACTGACTTCAACCATTGTGGTAGCCTTGGGCTTGGTTTCCTTCATATTTGGTGTGGTTGCTGAAAACAAGAAG CCTCCTGCTGGAACCCCAGTTCCAGGGAAAGGTGTTGTTATCTGCCAGTACCCATCTGCTCCAACTGTAGCCCTGGGTTTTCTGGCTACTGTTTTCACTGTTATACAGACTGCGGTTGGTTTTCTGTCTCTGTTTTACCCTTACAAGGGTAGGGCTATTCCAAAGGGGGCCTTCCTGGAGAGCACTAGATGGGTAATCTTTGTCAACATTGCTCT GGCTACAGCAGGACTGGGGTTTGCTTTTCTGCTATGGCCAACAGTCACAGAACATTACCACTTGTCTAGGAATGTCCATCATGATCTAGAAACTCAATGCCCAACCGCCAAGACCGGTCTGCTTGGTGGTGGGGCATTTCTTGCTCTGGATTCCTCCCTCTTCTGGCTGATCTGTCTCATGCTGACTGGCAATGTAAGGGAAGATTTCTTCGAAGAAGTAGATCAAGATTATAGGGGTGATGGCCAAGTTATCCCTTTTGATGATTATGCTGGTGCCCCTGGAAATGTAACTACAGGGGTTATGGCTTAA